In one window of Haliaeetus albicilla chromosome W, bHalAlb1.1, whole genome shotgun sequence DNA:
- the LOC138683342 gene encoding small conductance calcium-activated potassium channel protein 2-like isoform X1, whose protein sequence is MVGDGIPARGGGGGGGAGRMGDLTPQPVSPDEMLLFLVHPTNRTQRLDSTEAGMGPSWRQQDCPLPTITHCAGCTTTIESSCGFNASDMDTPLQFQLGFCSEQRQQHGQDKQSFLQQPQQQRPCPQCNNCTYYGAAAAAAGDNLPSLLRTSSPLSGAFRTHSSLLSASSRQGSQLNVSELTPSSHAGSSRQPHQYHQCHSLQQQQAASPSSSVSSGSTHHHHYQQRRESNPFAEIAMSSCRYNSGIMRPLSNLSSSRRNLHELDPESQPLHPPLASPIAAAPEIVVSKPEHNNSNNLALYSSSGANNGGGKSSKKKNQNIGYKLGHRRALFEKRKRLSDYALIFGMFGIVVMVIETELSWGAYTKESLYSLALKCLISLSTIILLGLIIVYHAREIQLFMVDNGADDWRIAMTYERIFFICLEILVCAIHPIPGNYTFTWTARLAFSYAPSTTTADVDIILSIPMFLRLYLIARVMLLHSKLFTDASSRSIGALNKINFNTRFVMKTLMTICPGTVLLVFSISLWIIAAWTVRACER, encoded by the exons ATGGTGGGAGACGGGATCCccgcgcgcggggggggggggggggggggggcagggcgGATGGGGGATCTCACGCCGCAGCCGGTCTCCCCCGACGAGATGCTCCTTTTTTTGGTCCACCCGACCAATCGGACGCAGCGGCTGGATTCTACGGAAGCCGGGATGGGCCCTTCGTGGCGGCAGCAGGACTGTCCCCTGCCGACCATAACGCATTGCGCAGGGTGCACCACCACCATCGAGTCCTCCTGCGGCTTTAACGCCTCTGACATGGACACACCATTGCAGTTCCAGCTGGGCTTCTGCTCcgagcagcggcagcagcacgGCCAGGACAAGCAGAGTTTtctccagcagccacagcagcagaggcCATGCCCCCAGTGCAACAACTGCACCTACTATGGGGCCGCTGCGGCAGCAGCGGGGGATAACCTGCCCTCGCTGCTCCGCACTTCTTCACCCCTCTCGGGCGCCTTCAGGACTCACTCCTCGCTGCTCTCCGCCTCCTCCCGGCAGGGCAGCCAGTTGAACGTCAGCGAACTCACCCCCTCCAGCCATGCCGGCTCGTCCAGGCAGCCCCACCAGTACCACCAGTGCCAtagcctgcagcagcagcaagcagccagTCCCAGCAGCAGTGTCAGCAGCGGCAGCACCCACCATCACCACTACCAGCAGCGTCGGGAGAGCAACCCCTTCGCCGAAATAGCCATGAGCAGCTGCAGGTACAACAGCGGCATCATGCGGCCGCTCAGCAACCTGAGCTCATCCCGCAGGAACCTGCACGAGCTTGACCCCGAGTCTCAGCCGCTCCATCCGCCGCTCGCCAGCCCCATAGCCGCTGCCCCGGAGATCGTGGTCTCCAAGCCCGAGCACAACAACTCCAACAACCTGGCGCTCTACAGCTCCAGCGGCGCGAACAACGGCGGGGGCAAGTCCAGCAAGAAGAAGAACCAGAACATCGGCTACAAGCTGGGGCACCGCCGGGCGCTCTTCGAGAAGCGCAAGCGCCTCAGCGACTACGCGCTCATCTTCGGCATGTTCGGCATCGTAGTCATGGTGATCGAGACAGAGCTGTCCTGGGGCGCCTACACGAAG GAGTCTCTGTATTCCCTCGCTCTAAAATGCCTTATTAGCCTCTCCACGATTATCCTGCTTGGGCTCATTATTGTATACCATGCAAGGGAAATTCAG CTATTCATGGTGGACAATGGAGCAGATGACTGGAGGATAGCCATGACTTATGAGCGTATTTTCTTTATCTGCTTGGAAATACTTGTATGTGCTATACATCCCATACCTGGGAACTATACGTTCACGTGGACAGCCCGGCTTGCCTTTTCTTATGCTCCATCCACAACAACAGCTGATGTGGATATTATTTTATCTATACCAATGTTCTTAAGGCTGTATCTTATTGCTAGAGTTATGCTTTTGCATAGCAAACTTTTCACTGATGCATCATCTAGAAGCATTGGGGCGTTAAATAAGATAAACTTCAATACCCGCTTTGTTATGAAGACCTTAATGACAATATGTCCGGGAACTGTACTGTTGGTTTTTAGTATCTCATTATGGATAATTGCTGCGTGGACTGTCCGAGCTTGTGAAAGGTAA
- the LOC138683342 gene encoding small conductance calcium-activated potassium channel protein 2-like isoform X2 has translation MVGDGIPARGGGGGGGAGRMGDLTPQPVSPDEMLLFLVHPTNRTQRLDSTEAGMGPSWRQQDCPLPTITHCAGCTTTIESSCGFNASDMDTPLQFQLGFCSEQRQQHGQDKQSFLQQPQQQRPCPQCNNCTYYGAAAAAAGDNLPSLLRTSSPLSGAFRTHSSLLSASSRQGSQLNVSELTPSSHAGSSRQPHQYHQCHSLQQQQAASPSSSVSSGSTHHHHYQQRRESNPFAEIAMSSCRYNSGIMRPLSNLSSSRRNLHELDPESQPLHPPLASPIAAAPEIVVSKPEHNNSNNLALYSSSGANNGGGKSSKKKNQNIGYKLGHRRALFEKRKRLSDYALIFGMFGIVVMVIETELSWGAYTKESLYSLALKCLISLSTIILLGLIIVYHAREIQEYLSWICGPLWLLVLSTFCVFTT, from the exons ATGGTGGGAGACGGGATCCccgcgcgcggggggggggggggggggggggcagggcgGATGGGGGATCTCACGCCGCAGCCGGTCTCCCCCGACGAGATGCTCCTTTTTTTGGTCCACCCGACCAATCGGACGCAGCGGCTGGATTCTACGGAAGCCGGGATGGGCCCTTCGTGGCGGCAGCAGGACTGTCCCCTGCCGACCATAACGCATTGCGCAGGGTGCACCACCACCATCGAGTCCTCCTGCGGCTTTAACGCCTCTGACATGGACACACCATTGCAGTTCCAGCTGGGCTTCTGCTCcgagcagcggcagcagcacgGCCAGGACAAGCAGAGTTTtctccagcagccacagcagcagaggcCATGCCCCCAGTGCAACAACTGCACCTACTATGGGGCCGCTGCGGCAGCAGCGGGGGATAACCTGCCCTCGCTGCTCCGCACTTCTTCACCCCTCTCGGGCGCCTTCAGGACTCACTCCTCGCTGCTCTCCGCCTCCTCCCGGCAGGGCAGCCAGTTGAACGTCAGCGAACTCACCCCCTCCAGCCATGCCGGCTCGTCCAGGCAGCCCCACCAGTACCACCAGTGCCAtagcctgcagcagcagcaagcagccagTCCCAGCAGCAGTGTCAGCAGCGGCAGCACCCACCATCACCACTACCAGCAGCGTCGGGAGAGCAACCCCTTCGCCGAAATAGCCATGAGCAGCTGCAGGTACAACAGCGGCATCATGCGGCCGCTCAGCAACCTGAGCTCATCCCGCAGGAACCTGCACGAGCTTGACCCCGAGTCTCAGCCGCTCCATCCGCCGCTCGCCAGCCCCATAGCCGCTGCCCCGGAGATCGTGGTCTCCAAGCCCGAGCACAACAACTCCAACAACCTGGCGCTCTACAGCTCCAGCGGCGCGAACAACGGCGGGGGCAAGTCCAGCAAGAAGAAGAACCAGAACATCGGCTACAAGCTGGGGCACCGCCGGGCGCTCTTCGAGAAGCGCAAGCGCCTCAGCGACTACGCGCTCATCTTCGGCATGTTCGGCATCGTAGTCATGGTGATCGAGACAGAGCTGTCCTGGGGCGCCTACACGAAG GAGTCTCTGTATTCCCTCGCTCTAAAATGCCTTATTAGCCTCTCCACGATTATCCTGCTTGGGCTCATTATTGTATACCATGCAAGGGAAATTCAG gaatatTTGTCCTGGATCTGCGGTCCTCTGTGGCTTCTGGTGCTTTCTACCTTCTGTGTTTTCACCACCTAA